The stretch of DNA AGCGCGAGGACCCGCTCGGGGTGACGGTGACTGCGACCGCCGGTGGCGAGCGCCTGCGGGTCTCCCTCGACGAGAGCGCCCGCGTCACGGCGCTCGAACGCACCCCCGCCGACGGCGAGTCACTGTGAAACTGAGTTCACGACCGGGCCGCCTCCGGGACCGCGGCCGGGAGGGCCGTTTTTCCGGTCGGCCACCTAGGGCCGTCGTGTCTCTCACCGACCGCCGTCTCGCCGTGGCCCTGACCGCCGTCGCCGGCATCTTCCACCTGCTGGCCCCCGACCTGCTGTTGCGGACGGCCCGCTGGGGCTACCGGCGCGTCCTCGCCGTCGAGTTCCACCCGAAGCGGGGGGCCAGCCGCCGGGTCCGCGCGGTCGGCGTGGGGTTCCTCCTGCTGGCGGCGGCGCTCCGTCGCTACACCGCCGACTCGACGTAGTCGACGGCCGCCGCGGGGGTGTCGACGTGTTCGATGCCGTCCAGCCGCTCGACCCGGTGGGTGTCCAGCCCGGCGACCGGCCGGCCCTGGTCCAGCGCGTGGCCCAGCTCCGAGAGGGTCCCGGCCGCGCCGTCGACGGCGACGACGGCCGCGCCGTTCAGCACGACCAGGACGTTGCGCGCGCTCCCGAGTCCGGTGGCGATGGCGGTGTCGACGTGGTCGTTGGCGGCCGCCCGCCGCTCGCCCGGGAGGATGCCGATGGTGTGCCCGTCGGCGGCGCTCGCGCCCTCGCAGACGGCCTCCATCACGCCGGTCAGGCCGCCACAGACGACCTCGTGGTTCCGCTCGCCGAGGCGTCGACCCACCTCGCGTGCCTGCCGGTACTGTTCGTCCGTGACCGTCGACCCGCCGATGACCGAGACGCGCATAGCTCGGCGTTCGGGGAGTGCGGTGAAAAAGTCGCGGTGCGTCGCCCGTCGCCAGCCGGCCGATTACAGCTGGTCGAGCCAGTCCTGTGCGCGGGACTCGCTGGTCTCGGCGATCTCGGCGATCTCGGCGGCGTCGCGGGCCTCGAGCTCGGCGACCGTCTCGATACCGGCCCCGCGCAGGCGGTCGGCGTAGGTCGGGCCGATGCCGTCGACCGTCTCGACGTCCGCGGCCTCCTCGGTGCCGGTCTCCTCGACGGCGGCGGCCTCGTCGGTGGCGTCGACGTCGTCGGCGACGTCCTCGACCGCTTCCTCGGCGGTCTCCTCGACGTCGCCTTCGCCGGGGGACTCGACCTCGATGTCGACCTCCTCGCCGCTGCGCTCGCTGTACCACTCCGCGACCTCGGGCCAGAGCTCCTCGTGGGTCGAGGAGGACACCGACAGACCGATGTGGCCCGTCGAGAACTCGATGGTCTCCGTGTCCTCGCTCGGGATGACGTCGGTGAACGGCTTCGAGGCCGCCGGCGGGATGAGGTGGTCGTACTTGCCCATCAACTGGAGGACCGGCATGTCGAGGTTCTCCAGGTCGACGTGTTTCCCGTCCAGCTCCAGCTCGTTGTTGTAGAGCTTGTTGTCCTGGTAGACGTCCTCGAGGAACTGGACGTAGGTGTCGCCGGCGACGTCGATCCCGTCGCCGAGCCACTTCTCCATCCGGCCGAAGTTCTCGACGAACGCCTCGTTCTCTAAGTTCTCGAACAGCCGGATGTACTTCGAGACGTAGTTGTCGACGGGGTCCATCAGCGCGAAGCCGATGTCGAGCATCTCCGCGGGGACGTTGCCGAAGGTGTCGACGACGTCCTGGGGGTCGTAGTACTCGTCGGAGCCCCACTCCTCTAAGACGCCGCCGGTCTGGTCGAAACAGAGGCCGGCGGCCATCAGGCCGAGCGTGTTGACCTTCTCGCGGTGGAGCGCCGAGTACATCACCGACATCGTCCCGCCCATACAGTAGCCGAGGATGTTGACGGCGTCCTGACCGGATCGTTCCCGGACCACGTCGACGCAGTTGTCCATATAGCGGTTGACGTAGTCGTCGAGCGTCAGGTGCTGGTCGAGCCGCGAGGGCTCGTTCCAGTCGATGAGGTAGACGTCGTGGCCCGCCTCCAGCAGCCGGCGGACGACCGACCGCTCCTCCTGGAGGTCCAGGATGTACGGGCGGTTGATGAGCGCGTAGACGATGAGGATGGGGACCGACTCCTTGTCCTCTTCGTCGACCTCGATGCCGGCGGCCTCGGCGTCGTAGTGGAGGAGCTCGAGCTTGTTCTCCTCGTAGACGACCTCCGAGGGCGTCTGACCGACCTCGACGGACTCCATCAGTTCGAGGCGCTCGTCGGCGACCTGGCTGGTGTCGGCGGCCTCGCTCATCGCCTCCAGCGTCTTGGTCTGCCAGTCGACGGCGGCCTTGAACGGGTTGAACGGGTTACTGGACATGGGTTACTCCTCGAGGTGCTCGAGGACCCGATCGAGCTTCTGTTCGACGGCGTGCTGGCGGCGCTCGACCTCGACGAGGCGTTCGGCGACCTCGTCTATGTCGTCGCGGGTCGGGAAGCCCATCTGGGCGATGGCGTCCTGGCTGAGGTCGTCGGCCTCCTGTTGCATCTCCATCATCGACTCGACGAGCTGGCCGTTCGCGGCCGCGAAGGCCGACGTGCCCATCACGTGCTTGAACGCCTCGTTGGCCGACTGGAGCCAGATGTCGCGGAACTCCGCGGGATCGACGTCCTCGCCCTGTGCCGCCTCGGCGGACCGCTCGACCATCTGTTCGGCCGCGTCGAGCCACTCCTCGTAGGCCTTGTTGTACCCCTGGAACCCCTCGGAGAGCTCGTCCTCCTGGGGGATGGTGTCCTCGACCGCGTCGGCCCACGACTCGACGAAGGCGGCTTGGGCCTTCATGTTCTGCTCCATCGAGTCCGCGACCGCGTCGTTCATCTGCTCGACCATCTCCGCCCATTCGTCCTGCATCTGGTTCGTATCGCTCATTATTGTAGTCTAGGTGTATCTCGCGCGCTCGCGCACAAAAAACGGCTGGTTCGGTCCGTTACGCCTCGACGGCGTCGGCGGCCTGGGCCTGGACTTCCTCGACCTGCTCCTGGATCTCCTCGACCTGCTCCTGGACCTCCTCGAGCTGGTCGCCGAACTGCTCGGCGACCTCGACGGACTGGGACTCGAGTTCCTCGTGGGCCTCGACGAGCATATCGACCTGCTCCTCGACGGCGGCGAGGTAGTCCTCGGTCATGTCGTCGTAGGCGTCGACGCCCTCGACCAGCTCGCTCTCGATGTTGTCGAAGACCTCGGCGTGGTTCTCGAGCAGGAAGTCGTACTGCTCGTCGACGGCACGGCGGATCTCGTCGACGGTGCCGGCCGCCCCGGGGACGGTGGCCTCGACGGCGTCGAGGTAGCTGTGGAAGGCGGTCTTCGACAGCTCGACGCCGCGGCGCTGGGCCGACTCCTGGGTGTCGAGACTGTCGATGACGGCCTCGTTGACGTTCTGCTGGAAGGTGAAGCTCTGTTCGAGGGCCTTCTGGCTCTGTTCGATGGTCGCGCGCTGCATCTCGAAGGCGGTCGTGACGGGGGTGGTGTAGTCTACCATTGTGATCACTCGTTGTTGTGTTTGCTGACCGGGAGGACGACTGTCTGGACGATGTCCCCTTCCTCGATGCCGAGCGCCTCGCGCTCCGCGTCGGGGATGGAGATCCGACCCCCGCTCTGGACGCGGGTCTTGAACGTCGCCATCTGACTCATCGCACCGAGCTGATTCATATCGAAGCCCGGCGTGCTACCGTTCGCGAACAGCTGTCGGAGCATCTGCTGTTGTTGCTCCACCGCGTTCTCGCTCATCTCCTGCATCCCCTTGAACATCGGGGGCCACATCGTCGCGTCGTCTCCGTCGGTCATCGCTACCTACACCTAACGCCCCGGACGACTTAAGCTTTCCGCTGAATACCATCTGATACCATCTGATACCACAGAGTGACACGAGGGAAATTCGCGGCGTCCGGAGCCGAAGACAGACATTCCTCCGATCGACCGCCCGACGACCGGCGGTAGAAGCCGTCTCGACGGCACAGAGATCGGATTAACACCAACGTTTAATAGTTCGGGCAGCAAGGGGAAACTATCAATGAGTTCTGAATCGCATCGGAACCCTCTGCTCGACACGTGGACGGAGACGTCCTCTCATATGTTCAACAGCGTCGTCGCCGCCAACCGGGCCGCGTTCGCCGCCTTCGGCGTCCCGCAGGAGGGCGACGACGTCGCACCGCCGGCCGAGCGCATCGAGGCCGACGAGGACCTCCCCGAGTGGCACGTCTCGATCTCCGAGGACCACGCCGAGCAGCTCGGCGTCGGCGACAAGGTAGAGTTCAGCAAGACCATCTCCGACGACGACGTCCGGCAGTTCGCGGCCGCGAGCGGGGACACGAACCCGCTCCACCTTGACGACGAGTTCGCGGCCGAGACGCGGTTCCGGGGGCGTATCGCCCACGGGACCCTCGTCTCCGGACTCATCAGCGCCGCGCTCGCGCGACTCCCGGGACTGACCATCTATCTCTCCCAGGACCTGGAGTTCCACAACCCCGTCCGCATCGGCGACCGGCTCACCGCCGAGTGCGAGATCGTCGAAGACCTGGGTGACAGCCAGTACCGACTCACAACGCGCGTCCGCGACCGGGAGGACGTCGTCATCGACGGCGAGGCCGTCGTCCTCATCGACGACCTGCCGAACTAACAGAACGACCGCAGCAGGCCGTTGAACCGCTCGGGGCGCTCCCGAGGCGGGCAGTGACCGCAGTTCTCCAGGACCGCCAGTTCGCTCTCGGAGAGCGTCTCGGCGGCCCGCTCGGACCAGGACTTCGGCAGGAGCGGGTCCGCCTCCCCGTGGACCAGCAGCGTCGGCACGTCGAGGCCGTCCAGCCGGTCGGAGTAGTCCGTGCGGAACCCG from Haloarcula litorea encodes:
- a CDS encoding TIGR00725 family protein, translating into MRVSVIGGSTVTDEQYRQAREVGRRLGERNHEVVCGGLTGVMEAVCEGASAADGHTIGILPGERRAAANDHVDTAIATGLGSARNVLVVLNGAAVVAVDGAAGTLSELGHALDQGRPVAGLDTHRVERLDGIEHVDTPAAAVDYVESAV
- the phaC gene encoding poly(3-hydroxyalkanoate) polymerase subunit PhaC, which gives rise to MSSNPFNPFKAAVDWQTKTLEAMSEAADTSQVADERLELMESVEVGQTPSEVVYEENKLELLHYDAEAAGIEVDEEDKESVPILIVYALINRPYILDLQEERSVVRRLLEAGHDVYLIDWNEPSRLDQHLTLDDYVNRYMDNCVDVVRERSGQDAVNILGYCMGGTMSVMYSALHREKVNTLGLMAAGLCFDQTGGVLEEWGSDEYYDPQDVVDTFGNVPAEMLDIGFALMDPVDNYVSKYIRLFENLENEAFVENFGRMEKWLGDGIDVAGDTYVQFLEDVYQDNKLYNNELELDGKHVDLENLDMPVLQLMGKYDHLIPPAASKPFTDVIPSEDTETIEFSTGHIGLSVSSSTHEELWPEVAEWYSERSGEEVDIEVESPGEGDVEETAEEAVEDVADDVDATDEAAAVEETGTEEAADVETVDGIGPTYADRLRGAGIETVAELEARDAAEIAEIAETSESRAQDWLDQL
- a CDS encoding poly(R)-hydroxyalkanoic acid synthase subunit PhaE, translated to MSDTNQMQDEWAEMVEQMNDAVADSMEQNMKAQAAFVESWADAVEDTIPQEDELSEGFQGYNKAYEEWLDAAEQMVERSAEAAQGEDVDPAEFRDIWLQSANEAFKHVMGTSAFAAANGQLVESMMEMQQEADDLSQDAIAQMGFPTRDDIDEVAERLVEVERRQHAVEQKLDRVLEHLEE
- a CDS encoding AbrB/MazE/SpoVT family DNA-binding domain-containing protein, whose protein sequence is MTDGDDATMWPPMFKGMQEMSENAVEQQQQMLRQLFANGSTPGFDMNQLGAMSQMATFKTRVQSGGRISIPDAEREALGIEEGDIVQTVVLPVSKHNNE
- a CDS encoding MaoC family dehydratase, which produces MFNSVVAANRAAFAAFGVPQEGDDVAPPAERIEADEDLPEWHVSISEDHAEQLGVGDKVEFSKTISDDDVRQFAAASGDTNPLHLDDEFAAETRFRGRIAHGTLVSGLISAALARLPGLTIYLSQDLEFHNPVRIGDRLTAECEIVEDLGDSQYRLTTRVRDREDVVIDGEAVVLIDDLPN